From one Tetragenococcus osmophilus genomic stretch:
- a CDS encoding NAD(P)/FAD-dependent oxidoreductase: protein MSNLENNNNYDYVIVGGGMVAGYAVKGIRQEDPNGSILMVSKDADVPYERPALSKKLWLDDEFTEENIRIGAEDQPNVTFRFNTTVNKIDRNNKKIQLGDDVVVHYNQLLLATGGEPMAINGPDDPHAIVFRDWSDYRKLRQFSGNNKHVIIVGGGYIGSEVAAALAQNDTKVTMVYLENTLGENQFPEAITAEYEDAFKKNGVHLINGKKAESYQRDGDQLVVTLDDGSQISGDTVVIGLGVSPRIALAKASGLKLDGDGVEVNEYLQTSDPAIWSAGDIAYYPDKILGYQRIEHVDHARNSGEQVGRNMAGANVAYTHTPYFYSNIFSISWQAIGTLDPNLEQVFDTRDNGTIVYFLKEDRLAGVLLWNVSVDLDDVRNLLANPPANKEALIGSIKEN from the coding sequence ATGAGTAACTTAGAAAATAATAATAACTATGACTATGTCATTGTCGGTGGCGGAATGGTCGCAGGCTATGCAGTAAAAGGCATACGCCAAGAAGACCCAAATGGCTCTATTCTTATGGTTTCAAAAGATGCAGATGTTCCTTATGAACGTCCTGCTTTAAGTAAAAAATTGTGGTTAGACGATGAATTTACGGAAGAAAACATTCGAATCGGGGCAGAAGACCAGCCGAATGTAACCTTTCGATTTAACACGACGGTAAATAAAATTGATCGCAATAACAAAAAGATTCAATTAGGTGATGATGTAGTTGTCCATTATAATCAGTTGCTACTTGCTACAGGCGGGGAACCAATGGCCATCAATGGCCCCGATGATCCTCATGCAATTGTTTTTAGAGATTGGTCTGATTATCGCAAACTACGCCAATTCAGTGGAAATAATAAACACGTCATCATCGTAGGTGGTGGCTACATTGGAAGTGAAGTTGCAGCAGCACTCGCACAAAATGATACTAAAGTTACCATGGTTTATTTAGAAAATACTTTAGGTGAAAATCAATTTCCTGAAGCTATTACTGCAGAATATGAAGATGCATTCAAAAAAAATGGCGTGCATTTGATAAATGGCAAAAAAGCCGAATCCTATCAACGAGATGGTGACCAGCTTGTCGTTACTTTAGATGATGGCTCACAAATTTCAGGCGACACTGTCGTTATAGGACTTGGTGTTTCTCCAAGAATAGCTTTAGCTAAAGCTAGCGGTCTAAAATTAGACGGCGATGGTGTAGAAGTTAACGAGTATCTGCAAACAAGTGATCCAGCTATTTGGTCTGCAGGAGATATTGCTTATTACCCTGACAAAATATTAGGGTATCAAAGAATTGAACACGTGGACCATGCTAGAAATTCTGGTGAACAAGTAGGAAGAAATATGGCAGGTGCGAATGTCGCTTATACTCATACACCTTACTTTTACTCCAACATATTCTCGATTTCTTGGCAAGCTATTGGTACATTAGATCCAAACTTAGAACAAGTATTTGATACCAGAGACAACGGAACGATCGTTTATTTCTTAAAAGAAGATCGTTTAGCTGGTGTTTTACTTTGGAATGTATCTGTAGACCTAGACGATGTTCGTAATTTATTAGCGAACCCACCAGCTAATAAAGAAGCCTTAATCGGCTCCATTAAAGAAAATTAA
- a CDS encoding aldehyde dehydrogenase family protein yields the protein MQTYNKIFYNGQWQEAQSNDYSDIINTANEEVIAKVVKASHQDVDQAVASAKAAFGQWNNTSPETRAKYIEKIKQGIEDRQDEIADTMVQELGASKTFAQKGQVPQSVNEIQGTLDEFKDFSFEEEVDNATIIKEGYGVVACVTPWNYPMNQIQRKITPALLAGNTVVVNPASNTPLTAIIYAEIIEEAGLPKGVFNLVTGSGGDTGDYLTKHPDVAVVSFTGSTAVGKGLYENAATTVKKLVLELGGKSPMVYLKGGDLELAVRSAASTVLDNQGQTCSALTRLLVPKDELERTKEVIQDYYKDIKVGDPAEDDTRVGPMVSEDQMNTVLDYIQKGVDEGANVFIGGNRLNRKGFFVEPTVFTDVTNDMTIAQEEIFGPVLVVITYDTQEEAVKIANDSSYGLSGGVVGPEKEAMEVARQLRTGNVAINGGSRTPKAPFGGYKQSGIGRENGLYGLEDYLEVKALFK from the coding sequence ATGCAAACTTATAATAAAATATTTTATAACGGTCAATGGCAAGAAGCTCAATCAAATGACTATTCTGATATCATTAACACTGCTAATGAAGAAGTGATTGCAAAGGTAGTCAAAGCTTCCCATCAAGATGTTGACCAAGCAGTAGCATCTGCTAAAGCAGCTTTTGGCCAATGGAATAACACCTCTCCTGAAACACGCGCTAAATATATCGAAAAAATAAAACAAGGAATAGAAGACCGTCAAGATGAAATTGCAGATACAATGGTGCAAGAATTAGGCGCTTCGAAAACATTTGCCCAAAAGGGACAAGTCCCACAATCAGTAAATGAAATTCAAGGAACATTAGATGAATTTAAAGATTTTAGCTTTGAAGAAGAAGTCGATAATGCAACCATTATCAAAGAAGGCTATGGCGTTGTAGCTTGTGTCACTCCTTGGAATTATCCAATGAATCAAATACAACGTAAAATCACGCCTGCTTTACTCGCAGGAAATACAGTAGTAGTAAATCCGGCAAGTAATACACCACTTACGGCAATTATCTATGCTGAAATTATTGAAGAAGCAGGATTACCAAAAGGCGTCTTCAACTTAGTTACAGGTAGTGGCGGAGATACAGGTGATTATTTGACTAAACATCCAGATGTAGCTGTTGTTTCCTTTACTGGTTCAACTGCTGTTGGAAAAGGGCTATATGAAAATGCTGCAACAACAGTGAAAAAACTAGTGCTTGAATTAGGAGGTAAATCTCCAATGGTTTATCTTAAAGGCGGCGATTTAGAATTAGCTGTAAGATCAGCTGCAAGTACTGTTTTAGATAACCAAGGTCAAACGTGCTCAGCATTAACTCGTTTATTAGTTCCAAAAGATGAACTTGAAAGAACAAAAGAAGTTATTCAAGATTACTACAAAGATATTAAAGTAGGCGATCCAGCTGAAGATGATACCCGAGTAGGTCCTATGGTATCTGAAGATCAAATGAATACGGTTTTGGATTATATTCAAAAAGGCGTAGATGAAGGAGCAAACGTATTTATCGGAGGCAATCGTCTCAACCGTAAAGGCTTCTTTGTCGAACCAACTGTATTTACAGATGTTACGAATGATATGACAATTGCTCAAGAAGAAATTTTTGGACCCGTATTAGTCGTTATCACTTATGATACACAAGAAGAAGCTGTTAAGATTGCTAATGACTCTTCTTATGGATTATCTGGTGGTGTAGTAGGACCAGAAAAAGAAGCCATGGAAGTTGCTCGTCAACTAAGAACAGGAAATGTAGCAATCAACGGTGGCTCTCGTACACCAAAAGCACCTTTTGGCGGTTATAAACAATCTGGTATTGGCCGTGAAAATGGGTTGTATGGTTTAGAAGATTATTTAGAAGTCAAAGCACTGTTTAAATAA
- a CDS encoding YdhK family protein, protein MKLKSLSFITLLSTVLLLGACSNNERAQEGQSSSTASTEMSEMQDSSQAMEDPSGPMDHGDMEMQHNRHEEEPEDMQEAKDPEYPVGEDVKVTDAHMEMMDGVTATISGAYDTTLYQVTFTPEDSDEPIEDHKWVVKEELSSEDDSKNYEKGDEVTLTADHMDGMQGQIAEITGVHEGPAYMINFEPNDGSQEFVNHKWVTEDELSAVDE, encoded by the coding sequence TTGAAATTAAAAAGCCTTAGCTTCATCACACTCTTATCGACAGTATTGCTTTTAGGAGCTTGTAGTAACAATGAAAGGGCCCAAGAAGGGCAAAGTAGCTCAACTGCAAGTACAGAAATGAGTGAAATGCAAGATTCAAGTCAAGCAATGGAAGACCCAAGCGGTCCTATGGATCATGGAGATATGGAAATGCAACACAATCGGCATGAAGAAGAACCAGAAGACATGCAAGAAGCCAAAGACCCAGAATATCCAGTAGGAGAAGATGTCAAAGTCACAGATGCTCATATGGAAATGATGGATGGCGTTACCGCCACTATTTCTGGAGCTTATGATACGACACTATACCAAGTAACTTTCACGCCTGAAGATAGCGATGAACCTATTGAAGACCATAAATGGGTAGTCAAAGAAGAATTAAGCTCAGAAGATGATTCGAAGAATTACGAAAAAGGCGATGAAGTAACCCTTACTGCCGATCATATGGATGGAATGCAAGGACAGATTGCTGAAATTACCGGGGTTCATGAAGGCCCTGCTTATATGATTAACTTCGAACCAAATGATGGTAGCCAAGAATTTGTAAATCATAAATGGGTGACAGAAGATGAATTATCAGCTGTAGATGAATAA
- a CDS encoding sce7725 family protein, with translation MYYPYFRGKQFDLLALRTLLENDGLSKKVNPIIEPIKNTAALHKLLSYAQKKQHSFFLVQNPQLGEFNTLNASILLQELPAKKALLVNQPLETRRSSADLLVIDQPSIALASDWTDNQKPVFIPPEFRLLNKVIGDKIISQDHFTRLPKLSFYQACTDEPFSSDHLSYKEKGFLGFSDFSIDSRIYYEKSFPSTLLSLHLVYFSQEQLRIHHFLSTEEPATQKEKFLELMQEVCAWQKVLCHESLTKGLSLLIDYADQKKFPGMGVMRKASVMHHMELMSRYLEGKS, from the coding sequence ATGTATTACCCTTATTTTAGAGGAAAACAGTTCGATCTTTTAGCTTTGCGCACTCTTTTAGAAAATGATGGATTATCTAAAAAAGTCAACCCCATCATCGAACCTATCAAAAACACAGCTGCTTTACATAAACTACTGTCTTATGCACAAAAAAAGCAGCATAGCTTTTTTTTAGTGCAAAACCCTCAACTAGGAGAATTTAACACCCTCAACGCAAGTATTTTACTGCAAGAACTTCCGGCTAAAAAAGCGCTACTTGTTAACCAACCTTTAGAGACCAGGCGTTCGTCTGCTGATCTATTAGTTATTGATCAACCATCAATTGCTTTAGCCAGTGATTGGACGGATAATCAAAAACCCGTTTTTATTCCTCCTGAATTTCGCCTACTAAATAAAGTCATAGGGGATAAAATTATTTCACAAGATCATTTCACGCGTTTGCCCAAACTCAGTTTTTATCAAGCATGCACGGATGAACCATTTTCTTCCGATCATTTATCTTATAAAGAAAAAGGATTTTTAGGTTTTAGTGATTTTTCGATTGATAGTCGTATTTATTATGAAAAAAGTTTCCCATCAACTTTGCTGAGTCTACATTTAGTTTATTTTTCGCAAGAACAATTACGCATTCATCATTTTTTATCTACTGAAGAACCAGCGACTCAAAAGGAAAAATTTTTAGAGTTAATGCAAGAGGTTTGTGCTTGGCAAAAAGTTTTATGTCACGAAAGTTTAACAAAAGGGTTATCCTTACTGATAGATTATGCCGATCAAAAAAAGTTTCCTGGTATGGGCGTTATGCGCAAAGCATCCGTCATGCATCATATGGAACTAATGAGTCGTTACCTAGAAGGGAAAAGCTAA
- a CDS encoding short chain dehydrogenase gives MRILLVGASGTIGQLVASRLLARNHEVITAGRSTGDIHVDLTSKESIAYLFKKAGAIDAIISTAGAAEFASVSSLTPEINQTAVLSKLLGQINLALIGQHYLYANGSITLITGIMKDDPIPGGASAAMANGGVAAFVKSAAIDLQNGQRINCLNPNVLEESMEDYGESFIGFTPVAGKKVANAFLKSVEGKQTGQEYKIY, from the coding sequence TTGCGTATTCTACTTGTAGGAGCAAGCGGTACGATTGGTCAATTAGTCGCTAGCCGCCTTTTAGCTAGAAATCATGAAGTAATTACTGCTGGGCGTTCTACTGGAGATATCCATGTCGATTTAACTTCAAAAGAAAGTATAGCGTATTTATTTAAAAAAGCTGGAGCTATCGATGCCATTATAAGCACAGCGGGTGCGGCTGAATTTGCCTCAGTATCTTCTCTGACACCTGAGATCAATCAAACAGCCGTACTTAGTAAATTACTTGGACAAATAAATTTGGCTTTGATTGGACAACACTATTTATATGCTAATGGTAGTATAACCTTAATTACGGGAATTATGAAAGATGATCCGATTCCTGGAGGAGCTTCTGCAGCTATGGCTAATGGGGGTGTAGCCGCTTTTGTAAAATCAGCTGCTATTGATTTACAAAATGGCCAGCGTATTAACTGTCTAAACCCTAATGTTTTAGAAGAATCTATGGAAGACTATGGGGAATCTTTTATTGGTTTCACACCCGTTGCCGGCAAAAAAGTAGCCAATGCTTTTTTAAAAAGCGTTGAAGGCAAGCAAACAGGCCAAGAATATAAAATTTATTAA
- a CDS encoding YibE/F family protein, whose protein sequence is MNVITSLLLVFILLLVLILGRSSFYVLSGLFINILLFFLLIFCLHQGIPVYIAALSYILLNSLITLGYVNGWNEKTKAAFYSLVLFLVILSLVFIPLIQKLSISGFSSQELEELAALNLNVPISFSQLSVSVILIGVSGALIDGSMSIASATSEIFERRYQKIDRKMLFSSSMAVVKNILNSTVNTLLFAFISTGLALIFWYQDLAIPWYEMINSKAFVFEFAVIVLSSISVALVLPFTAVVTCRYLIKSAEKI, encoded by the coding sequence ATGAATGTCATTACAAGTTTATTGCTTGTCTTTATCTTGCTATTAGTCCTTATTTTAGGCCGCTCTTCGTTTTATGTATTAAGCGGTTTGTTTATAAATATACTGCTGTTTTTCCTTTTAATCTTTTGTTTACATCAGGGAATTCCTGTCTACATTGCAGCACTTAGTTATATTTTATTAAACAGTCTAATAACTTTAGGCTATGTTAATGGTTGGAATGAAAAGACAAAAGCGGCTTTTTATAGCTTAGTCTTATTCTTAGTGATTTTATCCTTAGTTTTTATACCTTTAATCCAAAAATTATCGATTTCAGGATTTTCTTCTCAGGAATTAGAAGAGCTAGCCGCATTAAATCTAAATGTCCCGATCTCTTTTTCCCAACTAAGTGTTTCTGTCATTTTGATTGGCGTATCAGGTGCACTCATTGATGGGAGCATGTCCATCGCCAGTGCGACTTCAGAAATTTTTGAACGTCGCTATCAAAAAATTGATCGAAAAATGTTATTTTCCTCTAGTATGGCAGTAGTTAAAAATATTTTGAATTCTACCGTGAACACTTTGTTATTTGCTTTTATCAGTACTGGTCTGGCCTTGATTTTTTGGTATCAAGACCTGGCCATTCCTTGGTATGAAATGATTAATTCTAAAGCTTTTGTTTTTGAATTTGCTGTCATCGTTCTTTCAAGTATCAGTGTAGCTTTAGTTTTACCTTTTACAGCAGTGGTAACTTGTCGTTACTTAATAAAAAGCGCTGAAAAAATATAA
- a CDS encoding YibE/F family protein has protein sequence MSKKAISAIICFVFCVLISFGIQLTSGTLYSQPLAKIDQIEINDQQQDIQATQMNGQDKGESVHLTAKYRSNELDTTHFSEGEQVFYSQGEAQEKKRDGFVFFMVTFLLFTLIFIGGKTGVTTFISVLLNSAALFLIIAIYRNHTNISLVVFTAIYTVLSIAITLFLIDGIKKDSLQKFFATLLTVFSAFFICFIAMEIFNDEGLRFEEMGALTRPYRPIFLSGLLVGAIGASLDTVVSVISTLEEIEVKNPIVTLNQLIYSGKKVGEDISSTMVNVLICSYFSSAIPMMLIYLHNGWPFAQTVSMLLSIEFVRVLCGGFGILLSIPFSLIFFQLSRKGVRQ, from the coding sequence ATGAGTAAAAAAGCGATTAGTGCCATTATTTGCTTTGTTTTTTGTGTCCTTATAAGCTTTGGTATACAGTTAACAAGCGGCACTTTATATAGCCAGCCTTTGGCAAAAATTGATCAAATTGAAATAAATGATCAGCAACAAGATATTCAAGCAACTCAAATGAACGGACAAGATAAAGGGGAGTCGGTTCATCTTACAGCTAAATACCGTAGCAACGAACTAGATACGACTCATTTTTCTGAAGGAGAACAAGTTTTTTATTCCCAAGGAGAAGCACAAGAGAAAAAACGCGACGGATTCGTATTCTTTATGGTGACTTTCTTATTATTCACTCTCATTTTTATCGGAGGAAAAACAGGAGTGACCACCTTTATCAGTGTTTTATTAAATAGCGCTGCCTTATTTTTAATTATTGCTATTTATCGTAATCACACAAATATTTCATTAGTGGTTTTTACAGCCATCTATACAGTATTATCCATTGCTATTACCTTATTTCTTATTGATGGTATTAAAAAGGACAGTCTGCAGAAATTTTTTGCGACGCTTTTGACTGTGTTTAGTGCTTTTTTTATTTGTTTTATTGCAATGGAGATTTTCAATGATGAAGGGTTGCGTTTTGAAGAGATGGGGGCTTTAACACGTCCTTATCGACCAATCTTTTTATCTGGTTTATTAGTTGGGGCCATTGGTGCTTCATTAGATACTGTCGTTTCGGTTATTTCTACTTTAGAAGAAATCGAAGTGAAAAATCCGATCGTTACACTAAATCAACTTATTTATTCTGGGAAAAAAGTTGGCGAAGACATTAGTTCAACGATGGTTAATGTGTTAATCTGTTCTTATTTTAGTAGCGCCATTCCTATGATGTTAATTTATCTTCATAATGGTTGGCCCTTTGCCCAAACCGTTAGTATGCTACTATCTATAGAATTTGTACGTGTTTTATGTGGTGGATTTGGTATTTTACTTTCTATTCCATTTTCCCTTATTTTCTTTCAATTGAGTCGCAAGGGGGTAAGACAATGA
- a CDS encoding FAD-dependent oxidoreductase, with product MRVVIIGGSHAGIAAARRLKKMDANIEVFIIERSNILGYVGSGLNLYLEGIISNLTEAKTYSTTQLSAEGINVYLNTEAITIQNEQKQVIVSSSSEQKAKENISYGYLILAMGSSQYQTDFPLQSSQEMINYKTLPQAKQAMTHLQSAKIVTIIGAGLIGLELANTLAKYQKEIYIVERMDSVLFRYFDKEMTQKLIESFPENVHIFLNNSVEKINLNEQKQEKEVILSNKDTLVCDEVVFAINPRPNVNLVADTLTINQDGAVCTDQYLQTSDPFIYAVGDLISIDFNDSASAMYLPLVTNAYRTGIVAASNILMQEKITFSKGQRTVVSKLFHFYLASSGINEAEALYHGFQTSSITKTYTKRQFFAAEDRFELTLKLVFDQENKQIRGAQFVTNSPEILEMINTISSLITMQASLQQIATMDFYFNPKLSLPLHFLNDLAMEALIV from the coding sequence ATGCGAGTAGTAATTATCGGTGGATCTCATGCAGGAATTGCAGCCGCTAGACGTTTAAAAAAAATGGACGCAAACATAGAAGTATTCATTATTGAACGTTCGAACATTTTAGGTTATGTGGGAAGCGGTTTGAATCTTTACTTGGAAGGTATTATTAGTAATCTAACAGAAGCAAAAACTTATAGTACTACCCAGTTGTCAGCAGAAGGTATTAACGTTTACTTAAATACAGAGGCAATAACCATCCAAAATGAACAGAAACAAGTGATAGTTTCTTCTTCCTCCGAGCAAAAGGCCAAAGAGAACATTTCTTATGGCTATTTAATATTAGCGATGGGCTCAAGTCAATATCAAACAGATTTTCCCTTACAGTCTAGTCAAGAAATGATTAATTACAAGACCCTTCCTCAAGCAAAACAAGCAATGACTCATCTTCAATCAGCTAAAATAGTCACGATTATCGGAGCAGGGTTAATTGGACTTGAATTAGCTAACACCTTAGCAAAATATCAAAAAGAAATCTATATAGTCGAACGTATGGATAGTGTATTATTTCGCTATTTTGATAAAGAGATGACACAAAAGTTAATAGAAAGCTTCCCTGAAAATGTTCATATATTTTTAAATAATAGTGTTGAAAAAATAAATTTAAATGAGCAAAAACAGGAGAAAGAGGTTATTTTATCTAATAAAGATACTCTAGTTTGCGATGAAGTCGTATTTGCAATTAATCCACGTCCTAATGTGAATTTGGTCGCAGATACCTTAACAATTAACCAAGACGGCGCGGTTTGTACGGATCAATATCTACAAACTTCTGATCCTTTTATTTACGCAGTAGGAGATCTGATTTCCATTGATTTCAATGATTCAGCTTCTGCGATGTACCTTCCGTTAGTCACAAATGCTTATCGTACAGGTATTGTTGCTGCTTCAAATATTTTAATGCAAGAAAAAATCACCTTTTCAAAGGGGCAAAGAACTGTTGTAAGTAAACTTTTTCATTTTTATTTAGCCAGTTCGGGCATTAATGAGGCAGAAGCTTTATATCATGGCTTTCAAACTTCTTCTATTACAAAAACCTATACAAAACGACAATTTTTTGCTGCAGAAGACAGGTTTGAATTGACATTAAAGCTTGTTTTTGACCAAGAAAATAAACAAATCCGAGGAGCACAATTTGTAACAAATAGTCCAGAAATATTGGAAATGATAAATACAATCTCCTCTTTAATTACTATGCAAGCAAGCCTACAGCAAATAGCCACTATGGATTTTTATTTTAATCCTAAATTATCTTTGCCGTTGCATTTTTTAAATGATCTAGCGATGGAAGCTTTAATTGTATAA
- a CDS encoding helix-turn-helix domain-containing protein yields the protein MQLLDLLDKDHKVQMRVMNYFLQKGPRVKIKELNEHMDVSYPTLQKTLNGLHLSLHHFNKEASLDKKSSDVFQLVLPSNFSVQHFFYTYLEQSLNYMILINLFYEKEISITKLAQKNNLSEASVFRRLKTINHMLAEFDIQFKNKKLTGKQLQIQRFYFQLFYKTVPRDHFIHLTTNDAINNLITVLKREFQLHLSKKQEQMLSLQLHIMQQRLDYRQPAKNEVAHNRRQQIEKDPFYQELKNILTRFFSRFALPGADNEALQLYLFFISEGLLPYENKWGQRSSLFHYFLTINQKIYQTITQKKAYDPTFTSFLLQNHVKITFYKGEIHPNENHALLLSDIDPNTMNQCMSIVEKSLTRKISHSQWVMLDASYGLIYDIYQRRLQKEVLIGVIDDGSLEAEEIMRFIKQSLAGMANITIKKAKKRNYDLLVAKDVSDLQSLSYTQSYLLTGVLSSFEAQRLKDAVQKIIQEK from the coding sequence ATGCAATTGCTTGACCTACTGGATAAAGACCATAAAGTACAAATGAGAGTGATGAACTATTTTTTACAAAAAGGTCCTAGGGTTAAAATAAAAGAGTTAAATGAACACATGGATGTTTCTTATCCTACCTTACAAAAAACGCTGAACGGGCTTCATCTAAGTTTGCATCATTTTAATAAGGAAGCTAGCTTAGACAAAAAAAGTAGTGACGTCTTTCAATTAGTTTTGCCCTCTAATTTTTCAGTTCAACATTTTTTCTATACATATTTAGAACAGTCATTGAATTATATGATATTAATCAATTTATTTTATGAAAAAGAAATTTCTATAACTAAATTAGCTCAAAAAAATAATTTGAGTGAAGCCTCAGTTTTTAGACGTTTAAAAACAATTAACCATATGTTAGCTGAGTTTGATATTCAGTTCAAAAACAAGAAGTTAACCGGGAAACAATTACAAATTCAACGGTTTTATTTTCAGTTATTTTATAAAACTGTACCTAGAGATCACTTCATCCATTTAACTACAAATGATGCAATCAATAATTTAATTACGGTCCTAAAAAGGGAGTTTCAGCTACATTTAAGCAAAAAACAAGAACAAATGTTAAGTTTGCAATTACACATCATGCAGCAGCGCCTTGATTATCGTCAGCCGGCAAAAAATGAAGTAGCTCATAATAGAAGGCAGCAAATTGAAAAAGATCCTTTTTATCAAGAATTAAAAAATATTTTAACCCGCTTTTTTAGCCGCTTTGCTCTTCCTGGGGCGGATAATGAAGCCCTCCAATTGTATCTTTTTTTTATTAGTGAAGGGCTTTTACCCTACGAAAATAAATGGGGGCAAAGGTCTTCTTTGTTCCATTATTTTTTAACAATTAACCAAAAAATCTATCAAACAATTACTCAGAAAAAAGCGTATGATCCAACCTTTACTAGTTTTCTTTTACAAAATCATGTAAAAATTACCTTTTACAAAGGAGAGATTCATCCCAATGAAAATCATGCCTTACTGTTATCAGATATTGACCCTAATACTATGAATCAATGCATGTCTATTGTGGAAAAAAGCCTAACGCGCAAGATTTCACATTCGCAATGGGTAATGCTTGATGCTTCTTATGGGCTCATTTACGATATTTATCAAAGACGGCTGCAAAAAGAAGTACTGATTGGTGTAATAGACGATGGATCATTAGAAGCAGAAGAGATCATGCGTTTTATTAAACAGTCTCTGGCAGGTATGGCAAACATCACCATAAAAAAAGCCAAAAAGCGGAACTACGATTTGTTGGTTGCTAAGGATGTCTCAGATCTACAATCGCTTTCATATACACAAAGTTATCTTTTAACAGGAGTTTTATCTTCATTTGAGGCACAACGATTAAAAGACGCAGTTCAAAAAATCATCCAAGAAAAGTAG
- a CDS encoding class I SAM-dependent methyltransferase: MGEDLNEVKQFWDDFAEEYTKIQAESQLPIQKDVVHFLREKGILPQERFLDLAGGSGKYIPYFLPYVQNYVLLDISSEMLQLAASTYPSSYLSFVESSQQDFLTQAKDNSYDIVFSAMNPSLDSADQLKEMGRIAKKYVCILRLVEETDQLFTPIEEKLYGKPEELAWMASYKEWLNRPFDTKYFYYTVDERISSDFFSLYFTDELTIEQIQQKVNKLFQDKKEVINSTSYTFELLYYKG, translated from the coding sequence ATGGGTGAGGACTTAAATGAAGTTAAACAGTTTTGGGATGACTTTGCTGAAGAGTATACAAAAATTCAAGCCGAATCCCAGCTGCCTATTCAAAAAGATGTTGTTCATTTTTTACGAGAGAAAGGAATATTGCCACAAGAGCGATTTTTGGATCTAGCTGGTGGTAGCGGCAAGTATATTCCTTATTTTCTTCCTTATGTACAAAATTACGTATTGCTAGATATCTCTTCTGAAATGTTACAGTTAGCTGCTAGTACATATCCTTCTTCTTACTTATCATTTGTTGAAAGTAGCCAACAAGATTTTTTAACTCAAGCCAAAGACAATAGTTATGACATAGTTTTTAGCGCGATGAATCCCTCACTTGATTCCGCCGATCAATTAAAAGAAATGGGACGTATTGCAAAAAAATACGTATGTATCTTACGTTTAGTAGAAGAAACAGATCAGCTTTTTACCCCTATTGAAGAAAAGTTATATGGTAAGCCTGAAGAGTTAGCATGGATGGCGAGCTATAAAGAATGGTTAAACCGTCCTTTTGATACGAAATATTTTTACTATACGGTAGATGAAAGGATTTCCTCTGACTTTTTTTCTTTGTATTTTACTGATGAACTAACAATTGAACAAATCCAACAAAAGGTGAATAAACTATTTCAAGATAAAAAGGAAGTTATCAATAGTACGTCTTATACTTTTGAGTTACTCTATTATAAGGGCTAG